The sequence TCatgagtttaaaaaaacatgacatACGAACttttattgtacataatgtATTGTTTTTGGCATCACTATCACCTGTATAGGTATCTGCTAACAACAGCAATAGTTGTGAAAGGACAGAACGGGGTTCCAGCATATCTGAAAGTAGATGATAATCCTCGAGATTAGACAGAACACTGGGTAAGTGGCAGGGAgttaatatgtttttcacatCAATCATTGAGGTCCAGTCTGACATTTCCCGATTGCAGGTGACATTCTCCAACTCAACTGCTATGACTATTTTTCTCTCTAGTCCAAGAAACTGAGAAACATGACAAATAACAATTTCATTTCTCTTCCCCAGTAAAATGTCCTCATCATCAGTCTCTGTCCATCGATTTGAGTCAGAAATGTTTTCTGCAGTTGCACAGCCTCTAAGAAGAAAGTAGTTCAGTGGTATCCCATATTTAAGAGATATTTGGTCAATTGCTTCAATATCCTTGATAGTAATAAAGCTGCCGTGAGGAAGAAGAATGACAACATCTGACCATGCTAGAGGATTTTGGGGTCCAGTGATGATGTGCAGTTCCTTTGTCCATGTGTTGCACTGGTtaaatcttttctttttaacttcTCCAGTTGGACCTGTACCTGTTGTAGGAACTGTTTGAAGGCTAGATTTTATTGGATTTCTTTTCATTAACCCAAGCTGCACGAAAATGTCTACGATCTGTTCCCAGCACTGCATGCATCTCCAAATAGTACTTCtgtcaaacaaacattcatttccaTTGGTCCTTATGGCTTCAGCTTCCTCATGGCATGAATGATTGATAATAGGAAATGCATTTGATTTCACAAAATCACACAGCATGTCTTCGTCTAACTCATCGCAAACAGTTTTTACTTTATCAGACAATCGTAATACCTTACTAAGGTTTTTCACGGTTAATTCTTTTATGTGAGGGACATATCTTCCAGCCAACCAACACAGTTTGGTGTTTTTGCAACAGTAGTCCATGACATAGCAAACTGTAGAAATATTGCATTCATCAACAAACATATTGTACTGCTCTAAGGAATTCAGTGAGTGAATAGTTTTGTAATCTGTGATGTAATGGACCAGTTGTTTCTGTTCTTCAGTCAAGTCAGCTTTAACACATGCAACAAGATATGTTAATACTTTTGTTGATCTTCCACAGACCATTAATACGGGCTGTCCTTCTTTTACCAACTGCCTGGCTTTAAGAATCAGAAGAATTGTTTTACCTGTTCCAAACCTCCCTTGAATATATACCTTTTTGTCATTTGAATGTAGAATTTCTACTTGTTCTGGTGTGAGAATGATCCTCATGTTCTGATACCCTTCCTCAGCAACTGCATCTCCAAATGTTCTCAATTGTACCGTGGACATGAGGCCGACATATCTTCCAATCACTTGCCTATACTCATTTCCATTACGAAAACCTGGCTTGCAACTGATGTTACACTTCCACCATTCCAGTAACTTCTCCCGTTTGCTCTGGTTTTCAGCTGTATTTGCCCTGTTAATGTTAATGTGCTTACGAAATAGGCATACGTCAAGTGCTCTTTCTCCCAGATGACACTTCAGCAACTGCACTGTGGTGGTTAGCTTtgatatgtatgttttattgaTATTAGGCAAAGCTAACACTTTGGTTACAGGAATGTTTAAGCCAAGATCCTTCATGATATGACGGAACATTTTAACATCGCTGTCCAGCTGTTTGAGCCCCTCTTCCACACGTCTCCTTATCATTTTATTGCGGTTATCACGTTGTTGTTTAGTTGCTTCGGGTTTACATTCTTCAACTGCTTTCACTTGTATAAATACTGCTCCATGCTGTAAATGTAGAAGAAGAATATCGTGTTCACCTGATTCCAGGGGCAAAATATCAGTTCCTGGAAACAGTTTAGTTTTTAAcccttttaaataattttcaaattcaTAGTTAGTTATTATAAACATTGGCTGATCTTTACCATGAATGCATTTTAAATCCTCCAGTGAATGGCATACCTCTAACGTCATATGTTGTCCCTTGTCATTCTCCTCATTCCTCTCTTTAATGACACTGTATTCATCATTTGGCTTTTCTATTACTCTTTTCGACTCAGTGGTCATGGGTGGAACGCGATATGTCTTTTTGTCACAATCTGGATAATATTCATCACAGTCTTTCACagcttgttttctaaatgacACGTATTTATCTCCTGACATTCGTATTTTCATATCTGAGACATCTTTAGCAGAACCTTGCGATGGTTCTTcagtttttctttcaaatgTCTTTTGAACGTCTAGGGACATTTTAGACTCATGGCGTTTATCATGTGGACGAGTTTGCTGAATACTGTTCATAGTCTGAAGTTGATTACTTGGACTAGTTTGCTGATCCATGTTCATAGTCTGGAGTTGATAACTTGGCAGATCCATGCTCATAGTCTGGAGTTGATGACTTGGCTGATCCATGTTCATAGTCTGGCATTGATGACTTGGCTGATCCATGCTCATAGTCTGGAGTTGATCCCTTGTATGACTTCTCTTAATCGTGTTCATAGTCGGGAGTTGATGACTTGGTTGAGCCATGCTCATAGTCTGGAGTTGATGACCTGGCTGATCCATGCTCATAGTCTGGAGTTGATTCCTTGTTTGAATTCTCTTAATCATGTTCATAGTCGGGAGTTGATGACTTGGCTGACTCATATTCATAGTCGGGAGTTGATGACTTGGCTGATCCATGTTCATAGTCGGGAGTTGATCCCATGTATGCCTTCTCTTGATCATGTTCATAGTCTGGAGTTGATAACTTGGCTGATCCATGTTCATAGTCAGGAGTTGATGACTTGGACAACTTTGCTAAAATCTGTTCACAGGTTGTTCTCTAAATGACACATATTTATCTACTGGCATTCGTGTATTCATATCTGAGACGTCTTTAGCAGAACCTTGCGATGATTCTTCAAGTGTTTCCTTTAAATGTCTTCTGAATGTCTATGTCTATGGATATTTTAGACATATGGCGTTTACCATGTGGACGAGTTTGCTAAATACTGTTCATAGTCGTGAGTTGATGACTTGGACAACTTTGCTGAAATAGTGTTTATAGTTGGGAATTGATCACTTTTGTTATTTACTGAAACATGTTCTTAGTTTGGGGTTGATCATGTGGGCAATTTGTTCAGTCTAGAGTTGATGATTTGACTGATCCTGCTTATGGTCCGGAGTTGATGACTTGGCTAATACATGTTCATGTTCCGGAGTTGATGACTTGGCTGATCCATGTTCATGGTCTGGAGTTGATGACTTGGCTGATACATGTTCATGGTCTGGAGTTGATGACTTGGCTAATACATGTTCATGGTCCGGAGTTAATGACTTGGTTGGTGTTGGTGACTTGGCGTATCCACGTTTATAGCCTGGAATTGTTGATTTGGCTGATTCATGTTCAGATTCTGGTGTTGACGACTTGGTGGATTTATGTTTGTAGTCAGGATCTGATTATTTAGATGACTTGTGGAACCATTTCCATGACAGTCACAGAGGGACACCTGTAAGTTTAAAGTACATCATATTAAAATGCACGTATGTGCGCATCCTCATAaatctacatacacacacaaacacagagagtTAAATgtacaatttgttttgcttaacagcacaactagagcacattggtttattaatcatctgctattggatgtgaaacatctCTAATTCTGACATAGATTTAAGACAAAACCCAATACAGTTTTCCTCTATTAGCAAGACATCTtctatatgtaccatcccacaaacaggacagcccTCTGTGTGTGCTGTTTATCATCGTGGTGCAGCGATGCCTACATTGTTAGAAGTTTCCTTGAAAACCATGgttgccagcagggccagttgaaatTATTTCTGGCCCTTCCTAAATTCAAATATTGCTCCAATTATCACACtggaatttaactgcacagccaaaatcaaaagcAGAATGttgtttgttgaataataactaTCTGCTCACCGTATATAGTCTGTCTGCTTTAAAAGGTaaacgatgaattggcatgtaacttcataatgaataaattaaaattcgTAAAAAAGCATgttcttaagttttaaacccatacctactcaaacaacattaaaaagaaaagaaatccagtataaataaaactatttctttACAAGTTGCCATTCAGTTATACAGATTAAAACTCATTGTTAGACtaagaacagccaaggtatgcagcttgCCTTGTATTgtccctgaaaaaaaaaaaaaaaaaaaaaaaaaaaaaacagtacaaagagaataaaggtagaactgcgcatGCTGTAGTATATACACGAgtctggagtggcagtcctctttgttgTCATGCAGGAGGGTGCACAATTTCCAGTAAATAATTTCCTAGGGAGTCGCTGTCCTGCTATAGACGAAGCACGCACACGAAtgcgtttaatttggatattgtaaatgctaccgtagtaggctactaataaaataaatatcaaaagaaaaataaatctgtggaaaaccaacaataacattttaccaaaataaacaatgtacttAGTTATCATATTACAAGCCATACAAAGCATACTTgttatttattacagtaatacttGGACGGTTATGTCGTcatgtaagtcttggtgtcaCTTATCTGATATGTTCGTATTTCATGTAAACcgcttaaaattaaaataataccgAAAATTACAATCAGTTAACAGATCTTTGGAATACGCCCTGTAGTAATCGAAAAtttcatttgtgtttttatatgcGCGCATGCGCTCACGTTAGTGTGACTGCAcgatagattttgattttgcCATAGAACATTGTCAAATAGTagctctactagataattatgacatatccggtccattccaataagccgacGTTTTCCAGATGTTACCATATATATGCAGTGTCCTCAAGACGTTTTAAGCTCTATTTTTGTAGAGACCCGGCCCAAAGCCAAAGAAGCTTGAGTCTGGCGTTGCCAAAATATACAGCATGTTCTTTCTACTGCTGCCATATTTGCAGTTCACACCAACACATACgcagtgtgttttgttacattcgattcagttttagtgtgtttctttttcaactggtgccatactcgccagacgttaaaatcgatggtcgcccaacagACTACCTCTGCacaattcttagtcgcccttagccattCAACGTCACCACGACATATAGTCACTGTGTCGTAAATTGAGACACtcaagaagaaggaaggaaggaaatgttttatttaacgacgcactcaacacattttatttatggttatatggtgtcagacatatggttaagaatcacacagatattgagaggaaacccgatgtcgccacttgatgggctactatttttgattagcagcaagaaatcttttatatgcaccatcccacagactggatagtacataccacggcatcaagaagaagaagcacgtcatataacggtaaataaaatgtgttgagttcgtcgataaacaaaacagtcCTTTTCTCAAGCAGAAGAAGATgacgaagaagaaaaatacGAATATTAAGTTTGAAATAAAGttcacctacatattaatattgCGCAACCTTTAATTTTCTGTCGAATGTAAACGAATAAAACACAGAAGTCACAATGTGAATTGTAGGTTTTTATTTCTAACTCCAATATGTAACAATCAGTTAtgaatgtgaatgaatgaaacacAGAAGTCACAATGTGAATTGTAGGTTGTTATTTCTAACTCCAATATGTAACAATCAGTTAtgaatgtgaatgaatgaaacacAGAAGTCACAATGTGAATTGTAGGTTGTTATTTCTAACTCCAATATGTAACAATCAGTTATGAATGTAAATGACTGAAACGCAGAAGTCACAATGTGAATTGTAGGTTGTTATTTCTAACTCCAATATGTAACAATCAGTTATGATTATGAAACAAAACTCTagcttatataataataatgtcacttGCATCTTCATGTAAAGTGTGTGTTTACCAGAGATCTCCAATATGTGTGAACAGAACCTGTTCTTTCTGAGTCTGTCGTCCATTGGTAAACGATCCTTATTAACAAGACGCACACACTAAGCACGTATCCATGAACTAGTATATGCAGGGGTGCCGAAAATACTcgcccgctcgccaaatgcgagtgAAATTTCTGACGGACGTGTTAAAAATGAACTACCAGTCAGACGGGCGATCAATACACAACAATGCATGAGTTCCAAACTGCGCAAGCGCGACATTCCGGGAACAGGTTGTAGGGGAAATGGAACCATGCTAAAACGGTCCCAAACGAAAAGGAACATAATTGAATAAAACGGAGCCTAGCGTTGGCTGAAACGGCACCacaatctatggttatatggcaaaaacgtccccccccccccccccacacacacacacacaattatggTCAAAATGGTATCATTACAAGATGCGAACAATGatatattcaacaaaacaacagctatattaatcatttattactttgtgttattttttgttattattatttttgtatgtcTATATAGGGAAGACAGGAGAATTAGCTAGCTAGAAGTCGGTGAAATGCAATTAATGTCACCAATACACTGAAATGCCCTTACAgctttacaaaaaaagaaaaaagaaaaagggtatcatttgtgttatattcaaATTGGTTCTGTTTCGCCAAgaaaaatggttccgttttgatAGTGTTTCCGATTTAGCCTAATTCCTAGGAAACAGGGTCGGTCAAAGGTAAGTAGCTTCtaaaaatgatttgtttttgttgaaaatatgtTGCCGGCATATTTAGAATAGAtgcttttattaaatatttgcgggatgtcaaagttttaaaatatacttaccttaaTTTATGTGCTGTATTATACTTGTATGGTTTTACATACTTGTATAAATAATACTTTCATATGCTTACcatttatgacacccaataactgatatgtatttttgtgaatttggtaaatttatatgaaagaaatgcGAATAACGTAGTCTCGATAGGAATATTTCAGCGTGcattgatttgtcaatcaaggtTTGGGGTTTAATTTCGTTCGTTATATATATAACctatgaccagttgtggtgctctggttggaaCGTCAATAaacccaatcatttgaatggatgcGCCggggtggtttgatcctgccatgcaagcacctcaagcgagcactcgacccACTGGGCTAAATTCCGCCCTTA comes from Gigantopelta aegis isolate Gae_Host chromosome 13, Gae_host_genome, whole genome shotgun sequence and encodes:
- the LOC121387886 gene encoding uncharacterized protein LOC121387886, with the translated sequence MNMDQPSYQLQTMNMIKRRHTWDQLPTMNMDQPSHQLPTMNMSQPSHQLPTMNMIKRIQTRNQLQTMSMDQPGHQLQTMSMAQPSHQLPTMNTIKRSHTRDQLQTMSMDQPSHQCQTMNMDQPSHQLQTMSMDLPSYQLQTMNMDQQTSPSNQLQTMNSIQQTRPHDKRHESKMSLDVQKTFERKTEEPSQGSAKDVSDMKIRMSGDKYVSFRKQAVKDCDEYYPDCDKKTYRVPPMTTESKRVIEKPNDEYSVIKERNEENDKGQHMTLEVCHSLEDLKCIHGKDQPMFIITNYEFENYLKGLKTKLFPGTDILPLESGEHDILLLHLQHGAVFIQVKAVEECKPEATKQQRDNRNKMIRRRVEEGLKQLDSDVKMFRHIMKDLGLNIPVTKVLALPNINKTYISKLTTTVQLLKCHLGERALDVCLFRKHININRANTAENQSKREKLLEWWKCNISCKPGFRNGNEYRQVIGRYVGLMSTVQLRTFGDAVAEEGYQNMRIILTPEQVEILHSNDKKVYIQGRFGTGKTILLILKARQLVKEGQPVLMVCGRSTKVLTYLVACVKADLTEEQKQLVHYITDYKTIHSLNSLEQYNMFVDECNISTVCYVMDYCCKNTKLCWLAGRYVPHIKELTVKNLSKVLRLSDKVKTVCDELDEDMLCDFVKSNAFPIINHSCHEEAEAIRTNGNECLFDRSTIWRCMQCWEQIVDIFVQLGLMKRNPIKSSLQTVPTTGTGPTGEVKKKRFNQCNTWTKELHIITGPQNPLAWSDVVILLPHGSFITIKDIEAIDQISLKYGIPLNYFLLRGCATAENISDSNRWTETDDEDILLGKRNEIVICHVSQFLGLERKIVIAVELENVTCNREMSDWTSMIDVKNILTPCHLPSVLSNLEDYHLLSDMLEPRSVLSQLLLLLADTYTGDSDAKNNTLCTIKVRMSCFFKLMTIIADMGFFSKYKNKVKAILETCFPSQIPNTIISLLTVLTKESVFSSEPDLLKNLERCAYKKLQVDSRHFPSTIKGFIVVFNIVAAFVYSGLLKVICTNFVKMESFHSAISRSTSQVFVWSLEM